One window of the Klebsiella oxytoca genome contains the following:
- a CDS encoding permease — MNISLFARIAPLAVILLVGCNSTQSRQSARLIKPLPDATLSQQTEQQRIAEEQARIDACRKALESLKEVNPKQAAKLGNDFTSLLSAASQYNSVRSKVAEPTKQGIDSMYQFKSIKLCADIEKELIDSLVKRGENVQP, encoded by the coding sequence TTGAACATATCATTATTTGCACGTATAGCGCCTCTGGCCGTCATTTTATTGGTTGGCTGTAACTCAACGCAATCCAGACAATCCGCCAGATTAATAAAACCATTACCTGACGCAACATTAAGCCAACAAACCGAACAGCAGAGAATTGCTGAAGAGCAAGCGCGAATAGACGCTTGCCGTAAAGCTCTGGAGTCGCTGAAAGAAGTGAATCCTAAGCAGGCTGCTAAACTCGGTAATGATTTCACCTCGCTCCTCAGCGCCGCGTCCCAGTATAACTCAGTGCGCAGTAAAGTTGCTGAACCAACGAAACAAGGCATAGATTCAATGTATCAGTTCAAGTCAATTAAGCTATGTGCTGACATTGAAAAAGAGCTGATAGATAGCCTTGTTAAACGCGGTGAAAATGTTCAGCCATGA
- a CDS encoding YacC family pilotin-like protein, with protein MKTLFRTIVLGSLLTLSANSYALSESEAEDMADLTAVFVFLKNDCGYQNLPNTQIRRALVFFAQQNQWDLSNYDSFNMKALGEDSYRDLSGIKISTTKKCKALARDSLSLLAYVK; from the coding sequence ATGAAGACGCTTTTCAGAACAATAGTACTTGGCAGCCTGCTCACTCTCTCCGCCAATAGCTATGCATTAAGCGAGTCCGAAGCGGAAGATATGGCTGATTTGACGGCTGTATTTGTCTTTCTGAAGAACGATTGCGGTTATCAAAACCTGCCTAACACGCAGATTCGCCGCGCCCTGGTCTTCTTTGCTCAGCAGAATCAGTGGGATTTAAGCAATTACGATAGCTTCAATATGAAAGCCCTGGGTGAAGATAGCTATCGGGATCTGAGCGGCATCAAGATCTCCACCACCAAAAAATGCAAGGCGCTGGCTCGCGACTCACTTAGCCTGCTCGCTTACGTGAAATAA
- a CDS encoding FKBP-type peptidyl-prolyl cis-trans isomerase N-terminal domain-containing protein yields the protein MNRKIVLNIKLISLAALFSLALSLSPHVRAEKDALVNITSGSSNDSAGPAFLNYAKEQQTQKSNESAKPIEDKDKNNSTKTTNKKSIQKTNEASRQAAIISQKDKTIRQLRQQLEAKESKANTAPDNQKQLTDKIQQLEKQLAEVVAEKQKLINKELSSTAEIKKSIKQLNSTENNVLQQEKKRVAAESAKQKLELQLAEITTEKQSLIKKLAAAETAKQDTASKLTIAVSEKQTLMTKLQAEEKQRQALTEKLAISAPYKNKLAAAEKSQQELTTKLAAADAAQRALKTKLDASETAQKALVAKLTAYETEKQDLTVKLTAAAEEKKALTAKLDSFTASKQQSALQESAVRLQAEKDKALLQANANEINQLKTRLADAESKSGKKATALDLAKEPQQQAYSIGVSMGEEALKVLSTRSSQGVTISKDTVLQGILDAFAGKIALDEKVRNKALFDVSKKVFKNLNKIEQQTISEGKKYQQNFAKQKGVVFKDGVYSRIDYAGEGRILDTDTVTVTIKETLIDGTVINDMEAEGKVWTQTLKSYPPLFLGPIKRLGNHGSITIVIPPELAYGSEGRPPKIPPGATMVYSVRIVDATAAKPQDKKP from the coding sequence ATGAACAGAAAAATAGTCTTAAACATCAAATTGATATCGCTGGCGGCGCTGTTTTCGCTAGCGTTATCGCTATCACCTCATGTCCGTGCAGAAAAAGATGCGCTGGTAAACATCACGTCTGGCTCAAGCAATGACTCCGCAGGTCCAGCATTTTTGAATTATGCTAAAGAACAACAGACTCAAAAAAGTAATGAGTCAGCAAAACCCATTGAGGATAAGGATAAAAATAATAGTACAAAAACAACGAATAAAAAAAGCATACAAAAAACTAATGAAGCTTCACGTCAGGCTGCAATAATTTCTCAAAAAGATAAAACCATCCGCCAGCTTCGGCAGCAGCTTGAAGCGAAAGAAAGTAAGGCTAATACCGCTCCGGATAATCAAAAACAGTTGACTGATAAAATTCAGCAGCTTGAGAAACAGTTAGCGGAGGTAGTAGCCGAAAAACAAAAATTAATAAATAAAGAGCTATCTTCCACAGCAGAAATAAAAAAGAGCATAAAGCAGCTTAACAGCACGGAAAATAACGTGCTTCAGCAAGAGAAAAAACGGGTTGCGGCAGAATCGGCAAAACAAAAGCTGGAGCTTCAGTTAGCAGAAATTACGACTGAAAAACAATCTCTGATAAAAAAACTCGCCGCTGCGGAAACAGCAAAGCAAGATACGGCTTCTAAGCTCACAATCGCTGTGTCAGAGAAACAAACGCTCATGACGAAGCTCCAGGCTGAAGAGAAACAAAGACAAGCGCTCACAGAAAAATTAGCAATTTCTGCCCCGTATAAAAACAAGCTTGCCGCAGCGGAAAAATCGCAGCAGGAACTGACAACAAAGCTCGCCGCCGCTGACGCCGCACAGCGGGCGCTGAAAACGAAGCTGGATGCATCCGAAACAGCCCAAAAAGCGCTGGTAGCGAAACTCACCGCCTATGAAACTGAAAAACAAGATTTGACCGTTAAACTGACGGCTGCGGCGGAAGAAAAAAAGGCGCTCACGGCAAAACTTGATTCATTTACCGCCAGCAAACAGCAGTCGGCGCTTCAGGAGAGCGCTGTTCGCTTACAGGCAGAAAAAGACAAAGCCCTGCTGCAAGCCAACGCGAATGAGATTAACCAGCTAAAAACCAGGCTTGCTGATGCCGAGTCTAAATCAGGTAAAAAAGCGACGGCTCTCGATCTTGCAAAAGAGCCTCAACAGCAGGCTTATTCTATCGGCGTATCAATGGGTGAAGAGGCGCTAAAAGTCCTGTCCACCCGCAGCTCGCAGGGCGTGACAATCAGTAAAGATACCGTTCTGCAGGGGATCCTCGATGCTTTTGCAGGAAAAATCGCCCTCGATGAGAAAGTGCGCAATAAAGCCTTATTCGATGTCTCTAAAAAAGTCTTTAAGAATCTGAATAAGATAGAACAGCAAACGATTAGCGAAGGGAAGAAGTATCAACAAAATTTCGCGAAACAGAAAGGCGTGGTGTTTAAAGATGGTGTTTACAGTCGTATAGATTATGCCGGTGAAGGCAGGATCCTCGACACCGATACCGTAACCGTCACCATCAAGGAAACGCTTATCGACGGAACCGTCATTAACGACATGGAAGCCGAAGGCAAAGTCTGGACTCAGACCCTAAAATCCTATCCTCCCCTGTTTCTCGGGCCAATAAAACGCCTGGGGAATCATGGTTCTATTACCATAGTGATCCCGCCGGAGCTCGCCTATGGTAGCGAAGGGCGGCCTCCTAAAATTCCCCCCGGAGCGACCATGGTTTATTCAGTCAGAATCGTGGACGCCACTGCGGCAAAACCTCAGGATAAAAAACCCTGA